Part of the Bacteroidota bacterium genome is shown below.
TTCAATTTCCGCCAAAACGGTTTTACTATTTATGTAGAAAGTATCAGTAAAAATTGAAAGGAATGAATTTAAATCTTCTTTCTTCAGGTTGATTACTATATCAATATCGCGGGTAAAGCGAGGGGTTGCATAAATTGTCATGGCGATACTTCCTGACAACATGTATTCAATATTCTTTTTTTCAAGTTGACCGCAGGTGTATTTTAATAATTCCTGGATCATCCTTACTGAATTTCATTCCGTTCAACATACTCAATAATTTTTCCGGCAATATCAACACCTGTAGCACCTTCAATACCTTCGAGGCCGGGCGAAGAATTTACTTCCATGATCAGCGGCCCGCGTTTCGATTGGAGCATATCTACACCCGCTATACCAAGGCCCAATTTTTTAGCGGCTTTTATAGCAGTTGATTTTTCTTCGGCAGAAAGCTTAATAAGCATGGCTTTCCCTCCGCGGTGCAGGTTGGAGCGGAATTCACCTTCAGCGCCCTGGCGCTTCATGGCGCCTACAACCTGTCCGTCAACGATGAAAGCACGGATATCAGCACCTTTTGCTTCTTTTATAAATTCCTGCACTAGTATATTTGCGTCAATACTCAGGAATCCTTCGATCACCGACTTGGCTACGTTATGTGTTTCGGCTAAAATAACGCCTATGCCCTGCGTGCCTTCTAACAGCTTGATCACAACCGGCGCGCCTCCTACCTGGTTGATAATAATATCAAGATCTTTTGAGCTGTAAGCGAAAGATGTTTTAGGCATTCCCAGTCCTGCACGTGCCAAAAGCTGCAGGCTGCGGAGCTTATCGCGCGAACGCGTAAGCGCCTGTGATTCCACGGCAGAAAAAATTTTCATCATTTCGAATTGCCGGACAACAGCAGCTCCATATAAGGTGGCAGACGCGCCTATTCGGGGAATTACAGCGCCTACATCAGAAACCTCCTTGCCCTGATAAAATACATGCGGACGCCCCTGTTCAATTACCAGTACGCATTTCATGTGGTCGAGTACCAATACTTCGTGTCCATGTTGCTCACCTGCTTCCACCAGGC
Proteins encoded:
- the rimK gene encoding 30S ribosomal protein S6--L-glutamate ligase, translated to MKLVILSRNPKLYSTKRLVEAGEQHGHEVLVLDHMKCVLVIEQGRPHVFYQGKEVSDVGAVIPRIGASATLYGAAVVRQFEMMKIFSAVESQALTRSRDKLRSLQLLARAGLGMPKTSFAYSSKDLDIIINQVGGAPVVIKLLEGTQGIGVILAETHNVAKSVIEGFLSIDANILVQEFIKEAKGADIRAFIVDGQVVGAMKRQGAEGEFRSNLHRGGKAMLIKLSAEEKSTAIKAAKKLGLGIAGVDMLQSKRGPLIMEVNSSPGLEGIEGATGVDIAGKIIEYVERNEIQ